The following DNA comes from Pseudoalteromonas aliena SW19.
CCGCAAAGCGAAATAGAAATAAAAATGGAAGTTATGGTTTCTCATATAAAAGCAAACCACATAGGCCTAAAATGCCATTATATTGATATAGACAGTATTACGCATTTAAAGCGCTTAATTGAGTTAAATTTAGCCGATGACGAACTATTACATCGCGAGCTCGCTATGTTGATCCACGACACACAACAATAGACTCATTTAGATTAGTTGATTACCATAGAGCAAATTTTTTAACTTGTGCAAACATGATCTTAAATCCACATTTACCTTTAGTGTATCACCCCAATTACTCGTTTAGTTTTGATCCAAAACACCGCTTTGCAATGAGTAAGTTTGCACATTTATATGAGCATGTTGCAGAGCTTGGCTTAATTGGCAATAATCTAGTTGAGCCAATATTAGGCAAGCCAGGGCCACTTGAACTTGTGCATTGCGATAACTACATTCAAGATCTATGGCACAACCGCTTAAATGAAAAAACCATGCGTCGCATTGGCTTACCTTGGTCCCAAGAGTTAATGAATCGTACATTTACAGCCCCGCAAGGTACGCTGCAAACGGCTCGCTTAGCACTTCAACACGGCATAGCGTGTCACTTAGCTGGTGGCACACATCACGCACATCATGACTTTGGTTCAGGTTTTTGCATGGTTAATGATTTAGCCTTTACTGCCGAGACGTTAATAAAAAGTGGCGAAGTGACTAATGTGCTTATTTTTGATTTAGATGTGCACCAAGGCGACGGCACAGCTGCAATGTTACAGCATCAACCCTATGCTTATACTTGTTCTATTCATTGTGAAAAAAACTTCCCCTTTAGAAAGTCCCCTAGTGATTTGGATATTGGCTTGGCCGACAATATGAAAGACGACGAATACCTCGCCATAGTAGACGACACCTTAAGTTATTTACTTAAAGAACTAAACCCAAGCTTAGTGCTTTACGACGCAGGCGTTGATATATGGCAAGACGATGGGCTAGGTAAATTAGATATCAGTTGGGATGGAATAGTCAAACGCGATCACTTAGTGCTTAAACGCTGCCTTGAGCACAACACGCCAGTAGCCACTGTGATTGGCGGCGGTTATGATAGAGATCACCTTCGTCTTGCTAAACGCCACGCAATTATAGTTGAGCAAGCCGCTCGCTTTTAATATGAAATAAAAATGTTAAATTCTCGTTCTTATTTAATACAGACAATAAAAACGAAAACACTATGACACAACTACTTACTGCTATCTCACTCTTTTTATTAAGCTTTACTCTATATGCGCAAGATCAAAACACAGATGAAGCGTATCCTCAATTGCCTACATTAAATTTACAAATGGCAGATGGCTCTATCATTAATACTCATGACTTAGTGGGCCAGCCTTATGTTTTGCATTTTTGGGCGACTTGGTGCCCATACTGTAAAAAGCTGCAACCCGCGCTTCAAAAAATAAACGACATGGGCTTAAAAGTTATTGCCGTGAGCTTTAAAGAAGATGACGATGCCACTCCCGCTAAAGCACTTTCAAACAGAGGGTATACTTTTAAAACAGCAGTAAAAGCGGACGCAATTGCAGCGCAATTAAGTATACGAGGTACACCGACTACCTTATTTATTGATAAAAAAGGCAGCGTTGTTTGGCTTACTAACACTTCAAACCCAGAAGATGCAAACCTGCATTTAAATGCACGCACCTTACTGCATTCTATTAATGTAAAAACAAAGTAGCTTACTGCGTTTTTAACTGGCTCGGAGTTAAACCTGTCCAACGTTTAAATGCACGCCGAAAGTTAGGTATATCATAAAAAGCCAACTGCTCAGCGACTTGTTCATTTCGTTTAGCACATAAGGTAAGTAAATAAATCGCTTTATGCTTATTTTGAGCATCAATTAACGTTGAAAAGCGTACACCATTGAGTTTAAGTTTGCGCTTAAATGTTGCTGGGCTCATTGCAAAATGTTTGGCAGTAAACTCTAAATTGACACTTGGATAGGCATATAAGTACCGACAGACCGCTTCAATAAAAGTCATGCTAACTACATTTTTGTTATGTAACTGCGACTGAGCTTGCATAAAGCGTAATTGACTAGCATGCGGATTTCTGGCCCGTAACATAGTTTTATTTAATACCCAGCGTGTACATGGCTTATCAAAACTAACCTTGAGTCCCAAATTATGTTCGTATTCTTGAATATGGCGAGGGCGCTTAAACGCAAAGTCAAACTGGCAATGGGGATAACTTGTGCTTACTCGTTTAAGTAAACTATAAAATGCGGTGCTGTATATCTCTAAAACATAATGGTATAAATCTTCGTCGAGCCCGTGCGCGGGCTGAATATAAATATAAAAATTATTGTTTTTAATATACGTTTGACTAAATAACAAAGGCGCTAGCTGCATTCTTAAAAGCGATAACTGCTTTAATACTTGAGCTAAATTAGCGCTGTACATAAGGGTTTGTGCTTCAGCTCGTGTGTCGTTAATTAGCTGGCTACCGAGTAAAAAGCCACTGTCGGTACTTTTCATCAATGACTTAAATTGTGCTAATAAACGCACCTGCTGAGAGATACTAAATGCATGCTGAAAATTAAGTAAATCTTGCTCAAAAATACCAGTCCCCCGCAACAGTTTATGTAAATCAATCCCTCGGTTCTGTGCCAGTTCTACAATTGTTGTGATAAGCCCTTGTGCGCTTAAGTACTTATCATTTTGATTAACAAAGGTATGCACGTTGCGCTACTTTTTGTTGATACTTTTTTTGCTGTAATTGGCTGTGCAACTGGCTTGTTAATGTCCGCGTGTTATTGCGTACATTTCCTTGTATTAAAGCTGTCGTTACATGCTGAAACCTTGCTTTTTTTGACGCCTCAACTTTAAATGCGCAGTACTTTAGTGCTCCTTTAATTTGCGCCATCAACTCTTTTGCTTGTTGCTCTGTGGTCGCAGGCATTAGCACCATAAAACAATCTCCCGCATAACGGCACACCACATCACTTAATCGGCAATTCATAAGTAATAACTCACTTATTTCACGCAGTAACCTGTCACCCTCACTAAAACCAAATTCATTATTAAAGTGCGAGAAATCACGTATATCAATAGCTCCTAACCAAAACGGCTGCGTGCTAATTAATTGCTCGTTAATTACTGAATCTAAATACTGCGCTTTATAAAGGCCTGTGACTGAGCATACTTTGTCGTGCTCACGTAAATGCACTTCGCGACGGCGTAACTGACGATTTAATACATATTGCTCTTGGTGCCAGTAATACAAACCTACACTCGTTAATAGCATGCCTAGCGGCGCGGGCAGTGATTCAATCCAACTTAGCCATTGATGCGCAGGATGCATTAACCACTCATCAAGTAAATCGAGCGTGGCTGAAAACATAAATAGCCCGACACCAATCACCAAGTAAGTTGTTACTTTACTGGGGGGCCTAGATATTAATAACACGGAGATCCAAACAAGAGTCATTAATACAATGCCGCCCTCCCCCATAATATCGAGCCATTGAATATCAGCATATGTTTTAAGTTCACCTAAATAAGCACTTAAAAACACAGCACTTAAAAATAGGCTAATGATGGCGTTTGTTAATAGTCGGTGACTGGTAAAGGGATTAAATCGCATGTGTTGTATCTTTTGTTTATAAATGAGTTTTAAAGTTAGTTCATATCAGTTTGTGTTAGCAGGGTCATATTAGCTCAGCTATATGACAACAAAATGATAGGGACTTTAAAAACAGCGCTGCACAGTGCATAACGCATTGCTTTACCAGGAGTGCGAGAAGCTCAATAAGCTCTGCGTGTTGCTCAAACGTCACTAAATACGCGTGTTTAATACATACCTTGTCACATTTACGTCATCAAACAACCTTAGTTTGCTCGCCATACCAAGAAACAACCCTGTAATAACCAAGAGCAAATACAATGAAACACTTTAAAATAAAAGCACTGGTAGCCGCATTAGCATTATGTAATTTAACGGCGTATGCAGAAGATGATGCAAAAGAAACTAAAAAGAAAGAC
Coding sequences within:
- a CDS encoding GGDEF domain-containing protein; amino-acid sequence: MRFNPFTSHRLLTNAIISLFLSAVFLSAYLGELKTYADIQWLDIMGEGGIVLMTLVWISVLLISRPPSKVTTYLVIGVGLFMFSATLDLLDEWLMHPAHQWLSWIESLPAPLGMLLTSVGLYYWHQEQYVLNRQLRRREVHLREHDKVCSVTGLYKAQYLDSVINEQLISTQPFWLGAIDIRDFSHFNNEFGFSEGDRLLREISELLLMNCRLSDVVCRYAGDCFMVLMPATTEQQAKELMAQIKGALKYCAFKVEASKKARFQHVTTALIQGNVRNNTRTLTSQLHSQLQQKKYQQKVAQRAYLC
- a CDS encoding AraC family transcriptional regulator, which gives rise to MHTFVNQNDKYLSAQGLITTIVELAQNRGIDLHKLLRGTGIFEQDLLNFQHAFSISQQVRLLAQFKSLMKSTDSGFLLGSQLINDTRAEAQTLMYSANLAQVLKQLSLLRMQLAPLLFSQTYIKNNNFYIYIQPAHGLDEDLYHYVLEIYSTAFYSLLKRVSTSYPHCQFDFAFKRPRHIQEYEHNLGLKVSFDKPCTRWVLNKTMLRARNPHASQLRFMQAQSQLHNKNVVSMTFIEAVCRYLYAYPSVNLEFTAKHFAMSPATFKRKLKLNGVRFSTLIDAQNKHKAIYLLTLCAKRNEQVAEQLAFYDIPNFRRAFKRWTGLTPSQLKTQ
- a CDS encoding TlpA family protein disulfide reductase gives rise to the protein MTQLLTAISLFLLSFTLYAQDQNTDEAYPQLPTLNLQMADGSIINTHDLVGQPYVLHFWATWCPYCKKLQPALQKINDMGLKVIAVSFKEDDDATPAKALSNRGYTFKTAVKADAIAAQLSIRGTPTTLFIDKKGSVVWLTNTSNPEDANLHLNARTLLHSINVKTK
- a CDS encoding PilZ domain-containing protein, giving the protein MQNRRQFSRVLFSTDAQVIFNDHQYPCKLLDISLHGALITRCDAFSSSTNTNAILCFTLPQSEIEIKMEVMVSHIKANHIGLKCHYIDIDSITHLKRLIELNLADDELLHRELAMLIHDTQQ
- a CDS encoding histone deacetylase family protein produces the protein MILNPHLPLVYHPNYSFSFDPKHRFAMSKFAHLYEHVAELGLIGNNLVEPILGKPGPLELVHCDNYIQDLWHNRLNEKTMRRIGLPWSQELMNRTFTAPQGTLQTARLALQHGIACHLAGGTHHAHHDFGSGFCMVNDLAFTAETLIKSGEVTNVLIFDLDVHQGDGTAAMLQHQPYAYTCSIHCEKNFPFRKSPSDLDIGLADNMKDDEYLAIVDDTLSYLLKELNPSLVLYDAGVDIWQDDGLGKLDISWDGIVKRDHLVLKRCLEHNTPVATVIGGGYDRDHLRLAKRHAIIVEQAARF